A single region of the Streptomyces sp. NBC_01381 genome encodes:
- a CDS encoding MBL fold metallo-hydrolase — protein sequence MSLSAPRLRIGSTEIIALADGEGPFFSPRAEAFPEATAAQWAEADRYDPGAVDAEGGWRLQFRAYAIRGDKGLTVVDAGIGPADGPAASWAPVPGALPESLAAAGIDPAEVDTVVLTHLHTDHVGWAVVTEAAVPSVGGAASPSSATSGRRPYFPNAEYLLQRAEFDALDALNPQLRETLTDPLEAAGRLRLLDGDTPLRAGRAVATPGHTPGHQSVLVADGRELALVTGDLLVHALQLLHPELAYSHETDPEAASRSRQRMLGHETPTTLHLATPHLTEPFIHLSGTRARRAGRVCGPSGRDPVR from the coding sequence ATGTCCCTCAGCGCTCCCCGCCTCCGGATCGGCTCGACCGAGATCATCGCCCTCGCCGACGGCGAGGGCCCGTTCTTCTCCCCGCGCGCCGAGGCCTTTCCCGAGGCCACGGCCGCCCAGTGGGCCGAGGCCGACCGCTACGACCCGGGCGCGGTCGACGCCGAGGGCGGCTGGCGGCTCCAGTTCCGCGCGTACGCGATCCGCGGCGACAAGGGCCTCACCGTCGTGGACGCCGGAATTGGTCCGGCGGACGGCCCGGCAGCCTCGTGGGCGCCCGTGCCCGGTGCGCTCCCCGAGTCGCTCGCCGCCGCGGGCATCGACCCGGCCGAGGTCGACACCGTGGTGCTCACGCATCTGCACACCGACCACGTCGGGTGGGCGGTCGTGACCGAGGCGGCCGTCCCCTCAGTGGGCGGCGCCGCTTCCCCCAGCAGTGCGACCAGCGGCCGCCGCCCTTACTTCCCGAACGCCGAATACCTGCTCCAGCGGGCCGAGTTCGACGCCCTCGACGCGCTCAACCCGCAGCTTCGCGAGACCCTCACCGACCCGCTCGAGGCGGCCGGTCGGCTCCGGCTCCTCGACGGGGACACGCCCCTGCGCGCCGGGCGCGCGGTCGCCACGCCCGGTCACACGCCCGGTCACCAGAGCGTGCTGGTCGCCGACGGGCGCGAGCTGGCGCTCGTCACCGGCGACCTCCTGGTGCACGCGCTCCAACTGCTCCACCCCGAGCTCGCCTACTCGCACGAGACCGACCCCGAGGCGGCAAGCCGCTCGAGGCAGCGCATGCTCGGCCACGAAACCCCCACCACGCTGCACCTGGCGACGCCGCATCTGACGGAGCCCTTCATCCATCTCAGCGGCACAAGAGCGCGGCGCGCAGGTCGAGTTTGTGGTCCAAGCGGGAGAGATCCCGTCCGGTGA
- a CDS encoding bile acid:sodium symporter family protein, with product MDSPLTTYLLPAVLAAIMFGLGLGLSVADFRRIAAYPRPVAVALVCQLVLLPAACLGLVLAFDLSPAPAVGMMLLAASPGGTMANIFSHLFGGDVALNVTLTAINSVIAVVTLPIVVNLSLDHFMTGTDEALGLRFDKTLQVFLVVLVPVAAGMLVRHRRPDFAERSTRMVKVTAVAVLVGIIIAALAAERENVLGYLADVGLVVFLFGAISLTIGYGATRLARGDHRQSVATCFEIGMHNTTLSMAIALSPSLLDSTPMAIPSAVYAVVMFVMALTAGFLLRRIAPAEAVAVSEGAPSASTSESRTPSKRVGPRWPRRRSAIGREKL from the coding sequence GTGGACTCGCCGCTGACCACCTATCTGCTGCCTGCCGTCCTCGCCGCGATCATGTTCGGTCTCGGACTCGGCCTGTCTGTGGCCGACTTCCGCAGGATCGCGGCGTATCCGCGGCCTGTGGCCGTCGCGCTCGTCTGCCAGCTGGTGCTGCTGCCCGCCGCCTGTCTGGGCCTGGTGCTGGCCTTCGACCTGAGTCCCGCGCCGGCCGTCGGCATGATGCTGCTCGCGGCCTCTCCCGGCGGCACGATGGCCAATATCTTCAGCCATCTCTTCGGCGGCGATGTCGCCCTCAACGTCACGCTGACCGCCATCAATTCGGTCATCGCCGTCGTCACGCTGCCGATCGTCGTGAATCTCTCCCTCGACCACTTCATGACCGGCACGGACGAGGCGCTGGGACTGCGCTTCGACAAGACACTGCAGGTCTTCCTCGTCGTGCTGGTGCCGGTCGCGGCGGGGATGCTGGTCCGACACCGCCGTCCGGACTTCGCGGAGCGCTCCACGCGGATGGTCAAGGTGACGGCGGTTGCCGTACTCGTCGGCATCATCATCGCCGCGCTTGCCGCCGAGCGTGAGAACGTGCTCGGCTATCTCGCCGACGTCGGCCTTGTCGTCTTCCTTTTCGGCGCGATCTCCCTGACCATCGGCTACGGCGCGACCCGGCTGGCCCGCGGCGACCATCGGCAGTCCGTCGCCACCTGCTTCGAGATCGGCATGCACAACACCACGCTGTCGATGGCAATCGCCCTCAGCCCCTCGCTGTTGGACAGCACCCCGATGGCCATCCCCTCGGCGGTGTACGCGGTGGTGATGTTCGTCATGGCCCTGACCGCCGGCTTCCTGCTGCGCCGCATCGCCCCGGCCGAGGCTGTCGCCGTCAGCGAGGGAGCACCTTCGGCGTCCACCTCCGAGAGCCGGACGCCGAGCAAGCGGGTGGGCCCACGGTGGCCACGGAGGCGGTCTGCAATCGGCCGGGAGAAGTTGTGA
- a CDS encoding alkaline phosphatase PhoX translates to MERRSFLRGAVVGSTAAAFGYTLMQGAAYAAPAQKGPGPYGALGTADSNGIQLPSGFTSRVIARSGQKVGSTAYTWHNAPDGGACFADGTGWIYVSNSEISSTGGAGAIKFNSTGSITGSYRILSNTNRNCAGGATPWNTWLSCEEVSNGYVYETDPWGVNAAIRRDAMGRFNHEAAAADPVRKVIYLTEDASDGCFYRFVPSTWGNLSAGTLQVLKAGTATSGSFTWATVPDPDGSPTPTRDQVSGAKLFNGGEGCHYANDTVWFTTKGDGRVWQLNLAAGTYELAYDDSLVVGGGAPLTGVDNVTGSSSGDLFIAEDGGNMEICIITPDDVVATFLRITGQSSSEICGPAFSPDGKRFYFSSQRGTSGSSSGGITYEVTGPFRG, encoded by the coding sequence GTGGAACGTCGTAGTTTCCTGCGTGGAGCGGTCGTCGGCAGCACAGCGGCGGCATTCGGCTACACCCTCATGCAGGGCGCGGCCTACGCGGCGCCGGCCCAGAAGGGCCCGGGCCCCTACGGAGCGCTCGGCACGGCAGACTCCAACGGCATCCAGCTGCCCAGCGGCTTCACCAGCCGGGTGATCGCCCGGTCCGGCCAGAAGGTCGGCTCCACCGCCTACACCTGGCACAACGCCCCCGACGGCGGCGCCTGTTTCGCCGACGGCACGGGCTGGATCTACGTCTCCAACTCGGAGATCTCCTCCACCGGCGGCGCGGGCGCGATCAAGTTCAACTCGACGGGCTCCATCACCGGCTCGTACCGGATCCTGTCCAACACGAACCGCAACTGCGCCGGCGGGGCGACCCCCTGGAACACCTGGCTCTCCTGCGAGGAGGTCAGCAACGGCTACGTCTACGAGACCGACCCGTGGGGCGTGAACGCCGCCATACGCCGCGATGCCATGGGCCGCTTCAACCACGAGGCGGCCGCCGCCGACCCGGTCCGCAAGGTGATCTACCTGACCGAGGACGCGTCGGACGGCTGCTTCTACCGGTTCGTTCCGTCCACGTGGGGCAACCTCTCGGCGGGCACGCTCCAGGTCCTCAAGGCCGGAACGGCCACCTCCGGCAGCTTCACCTGGGCGACCGTGCCCGACCCGGACGGCTCGCCCACCCCGACCCGCGACCAGGTCTCCGGCGCCAAGCTGTTCAACGGCGGTGAGGGCTGCCACTACGCCAATGACACCGTCTGGTTCACCACCAAGGGCGATGGCCGCGTCTGGCAGCTCAACCTGGCCGCCGGTACCTATGAGCTGGCCTACGACGACTCCCTGGTCGTCGGTGGCGGAGCCCCGCTGACCGGCGTCGACAACGTCACCGGCTCGTCCTCCGGCGATCTGTTCATAGCGGAGGACGGCGGCAACATGGAGATCTGCATCATCACGCCGGACGACGTGGTCGCGACGTTCCTGCGGATCACCGGCCAGTCCTCCTCGGAGATCTGTGGCCCGGCCTTCTCGCCGGACGGCAAACGGTTCTACTTCTCCAGCCAGCGCGGTACGAGCGGCAGCTCGTCCGGCGGCATCACCTACGAAGTCACGGGCCCCTTCCGCGGCTGA
- a CDS encoding glycoside hydrolase yields the protein MLSPVNYVKSNSSQTQQPRHGDVAGARRRRRIRTYGIAAAVVLTATTASAGYLAMAEPPSDGGTPGERPQVHGSTVDFTVHGGTARVDTGSLRVTGHTDDGASLPVSGAAVQQLGKPGPVTVDGDTARWTYPDKKLTVTAESDHGRLRMTVRSGADQNLSWPSTAPGAHGALQIPRGEGLRVPVNDAFWNSGEAGLKDTEAELSGGLTLPAWGYTQGKHGVSYIVPEEVGTSLGFASKGGRLGSTAQHEFSRREQTRDYTVHFSLTGSSPASSATNYRAYLEEGGKWRSLKQKIRENPEVERLLGAVHAYAWGDARTAKGVNELRKLGVSRLWLGYDADDQPMDKQAVRAAKRHGYLVGPYDSYANGQPSESADNPSSKWPGSVYPDFCIRNGKGEIKEGFRGRGCYVSTQAFKQAEPGKHYLADRAKKMTANGADSYFLDVDAAGELFTDSSNGHRMNKKQDRANRLERMRKLASDDKFVLGSESAGAWAAPVLSFNHGGQTPVADGLWKLERDKEKWGGYAPQGEPATFFKQVKLPPELAKAMYDPRYRVPLYETALHGSVINTDRWEMPYNKLPDQKTDRALMSALYNTPLNFTLGDKSLMSTGKEMAALQRHFAPLHKAAGTERMTGYQRLTGDGTVQRSEFGDGKLTVTANFGKRKYGSLPGGCVDAKLENEAKSHRLCPAKLP from the coding sequence ATGCTCTCCCCCGTGAATTACGTGAAGAGCAACAGCAGTCAGACACAGCAGCCCCGGCACGGTGACGTCGCGGGCGCGCGGCGTCGGCGACGCATCCGTACGTACGGCATCGCTGCGGCCGTCGTGCTGACCGCCACCACGGCGTCGGCCGGCTACCTGGCCATGGCCGAGCCGCCGTCAGACGGCGGTACGCCGGGCGAACGGCCACAAGTGCACGGCAGCACGGTCGACTTCACCGTGCATGGCGGCACCGCGCGCGTGGACACCGGGTCGCTGCGCGTCACGGGGCACACCGACGACGGGGCCTCACTCCCGGTGTCCGGCGCGGCGGTGCAGCAGCTCGGCAAGCCCGGCCCGGTGACCGTGGACGGCGACACTGCCCGCTGGACGTACCCCGACAAGAAGCTCACCGTCACGGCGGAGAGCGATCACGGTCGGCTGCGCATGACGGTGCGCTCCGGTGCCGACCAGAACCTGTCCTGGCCCAGTACCGCGCCCGGCGCTCACGGGGCTCTTCAGATCCCGCGCGGCGAGGGCCTGCGCGTCCCGGTGAACGACGCCTTCTGGAACTCTGGCGAGGCCGGGCTCAAGGACACGGAGGCCGAACTCTCGGGCGGCCTCACCCTTCCGGCCTGGGGCTACACCCAGGGCAAGCACGGCGTCAGCTATATCGTGCCGGAGGAGGTCGGCACTTCGCTGGGCTTCGCCTCGAAGGGCGGCCGGCTCGGCTCCACGGCGCAGCACGAGTTCTCGCGGCGCGAGCAGACCCGCGACTACACGGTGCACTTCTCCCTCACCGGCTCCTCCCCGGCCTCCTCCGCCACCAACTACCGTGCTTACCTCGAAGAAGGCGGCAAGTGGCGCTCCTTGAAGCAGAAGATCCGGGAGAACCCCGAGGTCGAGCGGCTGCTCGGGGCTGTGCACGCCTATGCCTGGGGCGATGCCCGTACCGCGAAGGGCGTGAACGAGCTGCGCAAGCTCGGCGTCTCCCGCCTCTGGCTCGGTTACGACGCCGACGACCAGCCGATGGACAAGCAAGCCGTGCGGGCCGCGAAACGACACGGCTACCTGGTCGGCCCGTACGACTCCTACGCCAACGGCCAGCCCTCCGAGAGCGCCGACAACCCCTCCTCGAAGTGGCCCGGCTCGGTCTACCCGGACTTCTGCATACGGAACGGGAAGGGGGAGATCAAGGAAGGCTTCCGCGGCCGGGGCTGCTACGTCAGCACCCAGGCGTTCAAGCAGGCCGAGCCCGGCAAGCACTACCTGGCCGACCGGGCGAAGAAGATGACGGCCAATGGCGCCGACAGCTACTTCCTGGACGTCGACGCGGCAGGCGAGCTGTTCACCGACAGCAGCAACGGCCACCGCATGAACAAGAAGCAGGACCGCGCCAACCGCCTGGAGCGCATGCGGAAGCTCGCATCCGACGACAAGTTCGTCCTCGGCTCCGAGTCCGCCGGTGCCTGGGCCGCCCCCGTGCTCTCCTTCAACCACGGTGGGCAGACGCCGGTCGCGGACGGCTTGTGGAAACTGGAGAGGGACAAGGAAAAGTGGGGCGGCTACGCGCCGCAGGGCGAGCCGGCGACATTCTTCAAACAGGTCAAGCTGCCGCCCGAGCTGGCGAAAGCGATGTACGACCCGCGCTACCGCGTCCCCCTGTACGAAACCGCGCTGCACGGCTCCGTCATCAACACCGACCGCTGGGAAATGCCGTACAACAAGCTCCCGGACCAGAAGACCGACCGGGCATTGATGTCCGCCCTCTACAACACCCCGCTCAACTTCACGCTCGGGGACAAGAGCCTGATGTCCACGGGCAAGGAGATGGCGGCGCTCCAGCGCCATTTCGCACCCCTGCACAAGGCCGCCGGAACCGAGCGGATGACCGGCTATCAGCGGCTCACCGGTGACGGGACGGTGCAGCGCTCGGAGTTCGGCGACGGGAAGCTGACTGTGACCGCCAACTTCGGGAAGAGGAAGTACGGTTCACTGCCCGGCGGTTGTGTGGATGCCAAGCTCGAGAACGAGGCGAAGTCCCATCGCCTCTGCCCCGCAAAACTGCCCTGA
- a CDS encoding VOC family protein, giving the protein MITTDLAPGSPCWLDLGAPDVRAAAAFYGAVLGWEYESMGESEDMDGGMFQKDGKTVAGLGKLSEEGARSAWMIYYTVTDADATTQAVERAGGTVRVAPRDLDDWGRMAQYSDPLGGQFAVWQPGKNSGFELADDPGSLSWTELYTSDAAASQEFYGGVFGWQFSDMELPGGGGTYTLITPAGLPAERMQGGLMQLHTEDLALAGGRPYWHPVFAVADCDAAVAKVTENGGSVQMGPADAEGVGRLAVCLDPSNADFVVLTPAQS; this is encoded by the coding sequence GTGATCACCACTGACCTCGCTCCCGGCTCCCCCTGTTGGCTCGACCTCGGTGCCCCGGACGTCCGGGCCGCCGCGGCCTTCTACGGCGCGGTGCTCGGCTGGGAGTACGAGTCCATGGGCGAGTCGGAGGACATGGACGGCGGGATGTTCCAGAAGGACGGCAAGACCGTCGCCGGGCTCGGCAAGCTCAGCGAGGAGGGCGCACGCTCGGCCTGGATGATCTACTACACCGTCACCGACGCGGACGCCACGACTCAGGCCGTGGAGCGCGCCGGCGGCACGGTGCGGGTGGCGCCGCGGGACCTCGACGACTGGGGCCGGATGGCGCAGTACAGCGACCCGCTGGGAGGCCAGTTCGCCGTCTGGCAGCCGGGGAAGAACTCGGGCTTCGAGCTGGCGGACGATCCGGGCTCGCTGTCCTGGACCGAGCTGTACACGAGCGATGCCGCGGCCTCCCAGGAGTTCTACGGCGGAGTGTTCGGCTGGCAGTTCAGTGACATGGAGCTGCCGGGCGGCGGTGGCACGTACACCCTCATCACCCCCGCCGGGCTACCCGCTGAGCGGATGCAGGGCGGCCTCATGCAGCTCCATACAGAGGACCTCGCGCTGGCGGGCGGGCGGCCGTACTGGCACCCGGTCTTCGCTGTCGCCGACTGTGACGCCGCGGTCGCGAAGGTCACCGAGAACGGAGGGAGCGTGCAGATGGGACCGGCGGACGCGGAGGGCGTCGGCCGCCTGGCCGTCTGCCTCGACCCGTCGAACGCGGACTTCGTGGTGCTCACCCCGGCCCAGAGCTGA
- a CDS encoding PucR family transcriptional regulator: MHVGDLLQIKGLDLTLIWGGENLLDQAISGVTATDLEDPARFLQPGEIVLSGLVWWTEADRHARTERFVSALAQSGATALLAGEETHGTVPADIVDSCREHGIALLAVPAHTNFRAITEAVYRRQWGDLSRRPADHFALPENVRNELGRLLDHRADAGELLECALAPFGTPSCYVLTSSGRTIARTASAPELPATQAAQNLRGLTGETLRVQAETTPYDAWYLHLPQAGGAPPRALHETAEAIGQYRHHHDRRHAARRRTGQELIALVDRGGADTGSLTNALASCGPLTEGPWQVVVTAAGGQLADSAAEEALTEALQHLPSAVFAVGTTLDAEAVAVVRSGGWGTAGLREPWSLLHDCRPETPLHTGVSAPTTEPTGLRTALAQARYALAAARHGSPMPGHVTAVEELSSLDSLLAGIPADVRTIFSAATLGPLADREPASHSRLLETLEVFLAHNCSWARTAEALHLHVNTVHYRIERIQDLTGRDLSRLDHKLDLRAALLCR; encoded by the coding sequence ATGCACGTCGGAGACCTCCTCCAGATCAAGGGGCTCGATCTCACCCTCATCTGGGGTGGCGAGAATCTGCTCGACCAGGCGATCAGCGGAGTGACAGCCACGGACCTGGAGGATCCCGCCCGCTTTCTCCAGCCCGGAGAGATCGTGCTCAGCGGCCTGGTGTGGTGGACCGAAGCGGACCGTCACGCCAGGACCGAGCGCTTCGTCTCCGCACTGGCGCAGTCCGGAGCCACAGCGCTCCTCGCCGGCGAGGAGACCCACGGCACCGTCCCCGCCGACATCGTCGACTCCTGCCGCGAACACGGCATCGCGCTCCTGGCCGTACCGGCGCACACCAACTTCCGGGCGATCACCGAAGCCGTGTACCGGCGCCAGTGGGGCGACCTCAGCCGCCGCCCCGCAGACCACTTCGCCCTGCCCGAGAACGTACGCAACGAGCTCGGCCGTCTCCTCGATCACCGCGCCGATGCCGGCGAACTGCTTGAGTGTGCGCTCGCGCCGTTCGGTACGCCGTCGTGTTACGTGCTCACCAGCAGCGGGCGCACCATCGCCCGCACCGCGTCAGCCCCCGAACTCCCGGCCACGCAGGCCGCGCAGAACCTGCGCGGCCTCACCGGTGAGACGCTGCGCGTCCAGGCGGAGACCACGCCGTACGACGCCTGGTATCTCCATCTGCCACAGGCAGGCGGAGCACCGCCCCGAGCCCTGCACGAGACAGCCGAGGCCATCGGCCAGTACCGCCACCATCACGATCGCAGGCATGCGGCCCGGCGCCGGACCGGGCAAGAGCTGATCGCCCTCGTCGACAGGGGTGGCGCCGACACGGGATCTCTGACCAACGCCCTTGCGTCCTGCGGGCCGCTCACGGAGGGCCCCTGGCAGGTCGTGGTCACGGCCGCCGGTGGGCAGCTCGCGGACAGCGCCGCCGAGGAAGCGCTCACGGAGGCGCTTCAGCACCTCCCCTCCGCCGTCTTCGCGGTCGGCACGACCCTGGACGCGGAAGCCGTCGCCGTCGTACGAAGCGGCGGCTGGGGCACCGCCGGGCTCCGCGAGCCCTGGTCCCTGCTGCACGACTGCCGCCCCGAGACCCCGCTGCACACCGGCGTGAGCGCGCCCACCACCGAGCCCACCGGACTTCGTACCGCCCTCGCTCAAGCCCGCTACGCCCTCGCGGCGGCACGACACGGTTCCCCGATGCCCGGCCATGTGACCGCGGTCGAGGAACTCTCTTCCCTGGATTCACTCCTGGCCGGCATCCCCGCCGACGTACGCACCATCTTCAGCGCCGCGACACTCGGCCCCCTGGCCGACCGCGAACCGGCCTCGCACAGCAGGCTTCTGGAGACCCTGGAAGTCTTCCTCGCCCACAACTGCTCCTGGGCCCGCACTGCCGAAGCCCTCCACCTTCACGTCAACACCGTCCACTACCGCATCGAACGGATCCAGGACCTCACCGGACGGGATCTCTCCCGCTTGGACCACAAACTCGACCTGCGCGCCGCGCTCTTGTGCCGCTGA
- a CDS encoding amidase family protein: MRKKSMAAMTAALVAGSLLTGVPNTGAQAAEDRGVDLDTVTIPELQARMADGSLTSEALTQAYLRRIEDVDPKIHSVLRTSPTALRQAAASDARHRRGKTLGPLDGIPVLVKDNVDTRDLPTTAGSLALAGSPPGTDAALVTRLRKAGAVILGKTNLSEWANFRAAKPTSGWSAVGGQTNSPYVLDRNPCGSSSGSAAALAASLSQVAIGTETDGSIVCPAGMNGVVGHKPSLGLVSQSGLVPISAEQDTAGPMARNVVDTALTLSVLSEGKGSSEGKDSYGEAARTGLRGKRIGLWRLPSLGDDVDAVMTRTAKKLRKAGAIVVEVTPPYQARLAELEFPALLSEFYRDIDAYLGTRKGPQNLAELIEFNRAHPEEQTCFAGQELFEQALAAPPTTDPKYRAMRAELKDLSRLSLDETMATHRLDAIAAPTNPPAWTTDCARGDNDVIPSSTPAAVAGYPSLSVPAGSVGELPVGLLLMAGDHQDAELLSLGAAVEQRLKAWRAPRYLPTTGADAAR, encoded by the coding sequence ATGAGGAAGAAGAGCATGGCCGCAATGACCGCTGCCCTCGTCGCGGGGTCGCTTCTGACGGGCGTACCGAACACCGGTGCGCAAGCTGCCGAGGACCGCGGCGTCGATCTGGACACCGTGACGATTCCGGAGTTACAGGCGCGCATGGCGGACGGTTCGCTGACCTCGGAGGCGCTTACCCAGGCCTACCTGCGGCGGATCGAGGACGTCGATCCCAAGATTCACTCGGTGCTGCGCACCAGCCCGACGGCGCTGCGCCAGGCCGCCGCCAGTGACGCCAGGCACCGGCGCGGCAAGACCCTGGGGCCGCTGGACGGTATCCCCGTGCTGGTCAAGGACAATGTGGACACGCGTGACTTGCCGACGACCGCCGGATCGCTCGCACTCGCCGGGAGCCCGCCCGGCACCGATGCCGCGCTGGTGACCCGGCTGCGGAAGGCGGGGGCGGTGATCCTCGGCAAGACCAATCTGTCCGAGTGGGCCAACTTCCGTGCGGCCAAGCCGACTTCGGGGTGGTCGGCGGTGGGCGGGCAGACCAATAGTCCGTACGTCCTCGACCGGAACCCGTGCGGATCGTCGTCCGGCTCCGCCGCCGCGCTCGCCGCGTCGTTGTCGCAGGTCGCCATCGGCACCGAGACGGACGGCTCCATCGTGTGCCCGGCAGGGATGAACGGCGTCGTCGGCCACAAGCCCAGCCTCGGCCTGGTCAGCCAGTCGGGCCTCGTCCCGATCTCGGCCGAGCAGGACACGGCCGGGCCCATGGCGCGCAATGTGGTCGACACCGCGCTCACGCTGTCCGTGCTGAGCGAGGGCAAGGGCTCGAGCGAGGGCAAGGACTCGTACGGTGAAGCCGCCCGCACCGGCCTGCGCGGCAAGCGGATCGGGCTGTGGCGCCTGCCCTCGCTCGGAGACGACGTGGACGCCGTGATGACCCGTACGGCGAAGAAGCTGCGCAAGGCCGGAGCGATCGTCGTCGAGGTGACGCCCCCGTACCAGGCGCGGCTCGCCGAACTCGAATTCCCCGCGCTGCTCAGCGAGTTCTACCGGGACATCGACGCCTACCTCGGTACGCGCAAGGGCCCCCAGAACCTCGCCGAGCTGATCGAGTTCAACCGTGCCCACCCCGAGGAACAGACCTGCTTCGCCGGTCAGGAGCTGTTCGAGCAGGCACTCGCCGCGCCGCCCACCACCGACCCCAAGTACCGTGCCATGCGCGCCGAGTTGAAGGACCTCTCCCGGCTCTCCCTCGACGAGACCATGGCCACCCATCGCCTGGACGCCATCGCGGCGCCCACGAACCCGCCCGCCTGGACGACCGACTGCGCGCGCGGCGACAACGACGTCATCCCTTCGTCCACGCCGGCGGCCGTCGCCGGATATCCGTCCCTCTCGGTGCCCGCCGGGTCCGTGGGCGAACTGCCGGTCGGCCTGCTCCTGATGGCCGGTGACCACCAGGACGCCGAGCTCCTGTCTCTGGGGGCCGCGGTGGAGCAGCGGCTGAAGGCTTGGCGCGCGCCGCGCTATCTGCCGACGACCGGGGCCGACGCGGCACGGTGA
- a CDS encoding xanthine dehydrogenase family protein subunit M yields MDLNTVLDVRDARRHEPWRPGDAWLGGGTYLFSEPQPHLRRLVDLSRMGWEPLRTLPDGSLEIAATCTIAQLSRFGRTLDAAAAPLFEQCCRAFLASFKIWNMATVGGNLCNALPAGPMISLTAALDGECLLQAQDGSIRRVKVASFVIGAGHKDLADGELLRSVTIPARSLRCRTAFRQASLYGLGRSGALVIGTLDPLDGSLAVTITAATRRPFRLWFALPPDRARLRRAITSAVGGSDWFDDIHGLPEWRRHMAFHLAEQVRHELTRDGVR; encoded by the coding sequence ATGGATCTGAACACGGTTCTCGACGTGCGTGACGCGCGTCGTCACGAGCCCTGGCGTCCCGGCGACGCCTGGCTCGGCGGCGGAACGTACCTCTTCTCCGAACCCCAGCCGCACCTGCGGCGCCTGGTGGATCTGAGCCGGATGGGCTGGGAGCCGCTCCGCACGCTGCCCGACGGATCGCTGGAGATCGCGGCCACGTGCACCATCGCTCAGCTGTCCCGGTTCGGGCGGACGCTCGACGCGGCGGCCGCCCCTCTCTTCGAGCAGTGCTGCCGGGCCTTCCTCGCCTCGTTCAAGATCTGGAACATGGCGACCGTCGGCGGAAACCTCTGCAACGCCCTGCCCGCAGGACCGATGATCTCCCTCACCGCGGCCCTCGACGGCGAGTGTCTGCTCCAGGCTCAGGACGGTTCGATCCGGCGGGTTAAGGTCGCTTCCTTCGTCATCGGAGCAGGCCATAAGGATCTGGCCGATGGCGAGTTGCTGCGCTCGGTGACCATCCCCGCCCGCTCGCTGCGTTGCCGTACCGCTTTCCGGCAGGCGTCGCTCTACGGCCTCGGGCGCTCCGGCGCCCTCGTCATCGGGACGCTGGATCCGTTGGACGGTTCGCTCGCCGTGACCATCACGGCCGCGACCCGACGGCCGTTCCGGCTCTGGTTCGCCCTGCCGCCGGACCGGGCCCGGCTGCGCCGGGCGATCACGTCGGCCGTTGGCGGCTCCGACTGGTTCGACGACATCCACGGACTGCCCGAGTGGCGGCGGCACATGGCCTTCCACCTCGCCGAGCAGGTACGCCACGAACTCACCCGGGACGGTGTGCGATGA